From the Sphingomonas mesophila genome, one window contains:
- a CDS encoding DUF3089 domain-containing protein, with translation MLARRFLGCVFVLILLAVAGAVLVYQYGGSMLIRSATPKVAFERPAAGSEPTYADLRAWLSRPGAELADARWNPDGVAAPATDASTAATFYVHPTTYLATDRWNAPLRPGGQAETNLRLFLKSQASAFGSMSQVWAPRYRQAAYGAFLLDSADAQSALDLAYHDVRAAFDQFLRELPAATPVILAGHSQGALHLTRLLAERRARLGNRLVAAYVVGWPVGAKADLPAMGLPACSAGDQSGCLLSWQSFGEPANAKLVMDAWVGTDGLGGTKRTRGEMVCVNPLTGTLGGNANPAANLGTLIPDRAMAAATLQRGAVGATCEEGLLKLTGAIPNLGPFVLPGNNYHVYDYALFWANIRADAERRLAAWRGR, from the coding sequence ATGCTTGCCCGGCGCTTCCTCGGCTGCGTGTTCGTACTGATCCTGCTGGCCGTGGCGGGCGCGGTGCTGGTCTATCAATATGGCGGATCGATGCTGATCCGCTCGGCCACGCCGAAGGTGGCCTTCGAGCGGCCCGCGGCTGGGAGCGAACCGACCTATGCCGACCTCAGGGCGTGGCTCAGCCGGCCCGGCGCCGAACTGGCTGACGCGCGCTGGAACCCCGACGGCGTGGCTGCGCCAGCCACCGACGCGAGCACCGCAGCGACCTTCTACGTCCACCCGACAACCTATCTCGCCACGGACCGTTGGAACGCCCCGCTTCGCCCGGGCGGCCAGGCCGAAACCAATTTGCGCCTGTTTTTGAAAAGCCAGGCGAGCGCGTTCGGCAGCATGTCGCAGGTCTGGGCGCCGCGTTACAGGCAAGCGGCCTATGGCGCGTTTCTGCTCGACAGCGCCGATGCGCAGAGTGCGCTCGATCTCGCGTACCATGACGTGCGCGCCGCGTTCGACCAGTTCCTGCGCGAACTTCCTGCCGCAACCCCGGTCATTCTCGCCGGCCATAGCCAGGGTGCGCTCCATCTGACGCGACTCCTGGCCGAGCGCCGCGCTCGGCTCGGCAACCGGCTGGTGGCGGCTTACGTCGTCGGCTGGCCCGTCGGTGCCAAGGCTGACCTCCCGGCGATGGGTTTGCCAGCATGCTCGGCCGGCGACCAATCAGGCTGCCTGCTCAGCTGGCAGAGCTTCGGAGAGCCGGCCAACGCGAAGTTGGTCATGGACGCTTGGGTCGGAACCGACGGGCTCGGTGGCACGAAGCGTACCCGCGGCGAAATGGTCTGCGTAAATCCGCTCACCGGGACACTCGGCGGAAACGCCAATCCCGCGGCCAATCTTGGCACCCTCATCCCCGACCGCGCGATGGCGGCGGCGACCCTTCAGCGGGGAGCCGTCGGAGCGACGTGCGAGGAGGGTTTGCTCAAACTCACCGGCGCGATCCCGAACCTCGGCCCGTTCGTGCTGCCGGGCAACAACTATCACGTCTACGATTACGCATTGTTCTGGGCCAACATTCGCGCCGATGCCGAGCGGCGGCTGGCGGCGTGGCGGGGGCGATGA
- the ruvX gene encoding Holliday junction resolvase RuvX, whose translation MIHGDAASFHAAVGGGGRLIGLDVGTRTIGLATCDAEWSFATPLETLKRGKFRADLERLRGLIAQPGVVGLVVGLPLNMNGSDSPRTQSVRAFARNLAPLDLPTLLWDERWSTIAAERAMLDQDMSRAKRAERIDAHAAAHILQGAIDALVNLPAPE comes from the coding sequence ATGATCCACGGCGACGCCGCCAGCTTTCACGCTGCGGTCGGCGGCGGTGGACGGCTGATCGGGCTCGACGTCGGCACGCGGACCATCGGACTTGCCACCTGCGATGCCGAATGGAGCTTCGCGACTCCGCTCGAAACTTTGAAACGCGGAAAATTCAGGGCTGACCTCGAGCGATTGCGCGGATTGATCGCTCAGCCGGGGGTGGTCGGACTGGTGGTCGGCTTGCCGCTCAATATGAACGGCAGCGACAGTCCGCGCACGCAATCGGTGCGAGCCTTCGCGCGCAACCTGGCGCCGCTCGACCTGCCGACCCTGTTGTGGGACGAGCGCTGGTCGACGATTGCCGCCGAACGCGCGATGCTCGACCAGGACATGAGTCGCGCCAAGCGCGCCGAGCGGATCGACGCCCACGCCGCGGCGCACATCCTGCAGGGCGCGATCGACGCGCTGGTCAACCTCCCGGCGCCCGAATAG
- a CDS encoding aspartate carbamoyltransferase catalytic subunit, producing MHLLSIDSLSDDQIATILAEAQLWFDCNRQPSRNDRRLDGLTVVNAFFENSTRTLVSFAIAAQRLGAQVVTLPVEASSVKKGETLEDTARTLGAMQPDVMVIRHGSTGAPAEVAAVAGCPVINAGDGTGEHPTQALLDAATLQRHFGRVAGLTVAICGDIKHSRVARSNAKLLRRLGAEVRLAGPPQLMPDGASALVVDEAIEGADAVMMLRVQRERLEDELGDSPGEFLELYGLTAERLARAAPGAVVMHPGPINRGVEIDGALADGERSLILTQVEMGVAVRMACLDLLTASRRGA from the coding sequence ATGCACCTGCTTTCGATCGACAGCCTGAGCGACGATCAGATCGCAACGATCTTGGCCGAGGCGCAGCTTTGGTTCGATTGCAATCGCCAGCCGAGCCGCAACGACCGCCGGCTCGACGGGCTGACCGTAGTTAATGCCTTTTTCGAAAATTCGACTCGAACACTGGTCAGCTTCGCCATCGCCGCCCAGCGCCTTGGCGCGCAGGTCGTCACGTTGCCGGTCGAAGCGAGCTCGGTGAAGAAGGGCGAAACGCTCGAGGACACCGCGCGCACGCTCGGCGCCATGCAGCCGGATGTGATGGTCATCCGGCACGGCAGCACTGGTGCACCGGCCGAAGTCGCGGCCGTGGCCGGCTGCCCTGTGATTAACGCCGGCGACGGGACTGGCGAGCATCCCACTCAGGCGCTGCTCGACGCCGCGACGCTGCAGCGCCATTTCGGCCGCGTCGCGGGGCTCACGGTCGCCATCTGCGGCGACATCAAGCACAGTCGCGTGGCACGCTCGAACGCGAAGCTCCTGAGACGGCTCGGGGCGGAGGTGCGGCTGGCCGGTCCGCCGCAACTGATGCCGGATGGGGCAAGCGCACTGGTGGTCGACGAGGCGATCGAAGGCGCCGATGCGGTGATGATGCTTCGGGTGCAGCGCGAGCGACTCGAGGATGAACTCGGCGACTCGCCCGGCGAATTCCTGGAGCTTTACGGCCTCACCGCGGAGCGCCTTGCGCGCGCCGCGCCGGGCGCGGTCGTCATGCACCCCGGGCCGATCAATCGCGGGGTCGAGATCGACGGGGCGCTGGCCGATGGCGAGCGTTCGCTGATCCTCACCCAAGTCGAGATGGGAGTGGCGGTGCGCATGGCCTGCCTCGACCTGCTGACCGCAAGCCGGCGCGGCGCTTAG
- a CDS encoding SPOR domain-containing protein, whose product MAKPTRLATALTAFGAAGLLSACATGPLLKDNSTASARPSGANVGLATRAIVALEKGDYATAIGFAERAVEASPDSAQFRALLGNAYFAGGRLASAEAAYRDSLTLQADQGAVVLKLALVSIGQGKNDAALALLQSSQSLLDPADVGLAMALAGRADEAALLLDTAARQTNADARVRQNLALAFALAGDWTQARTVAEQDLAPDQVEARLQQWMAFAKPARPSDQLAALTGITPVAADPGQPVRLALAGNNPRLAESAAPTAVAAAPAFVDAAPVPTYDAPVAPPVEVTAAAPAVPAAPEVVPESAPREVTIPAVAIAAAMPAVAPAPIAEAAAPIEVASTPIARPRALTAKARHVSPRTAKPGGAVVQLGAFANRANVEHAWARFAAANPALRGYAPTTARFNAGRSMVYRLSVGGFGSSREAQSFCAGLKRSGTSCFVRSSSGDQTVRLALR is encoded by the coding sequence ATGGCCAAGCCGACCCGTCTCGCTACCGCGCTCACCGCTTTCGGTGCCGCGGGCCTGCTTTCGGCCTGCGCGACCGGCCCACTGCTCAAGGACAACAGCACCGCTTCGGCCAGGCCGTCCGGCGCCAATGTCGGCCTCGCCACGCGGGCGATCGTCGCACTTGAGAAGGGCGACTATGCCACGGCGATCGGTTTCGCCGAGCGGGCGGTCGAAGCCTCGCCGGACAGCGCGCAGTTCCGCGCCCTGCTGGGCAACGCCTACTTCGCCGGTGGCCGACTGGCTTCTGCCGAGGCGGCCTACCGCGACTCACTCACGCTTCAGGCGGACCAGGGCGCGGTCGTCCTCAAGCTGGCGCTGGTCAGCATCGGCCAAGGCAAGAACGACGCCGCCTTGGCTCTTCTGCAATCGTCGCAATCGCTTCTCGACCCGGCCGACGTCGGCCTAGCCATGGCCTTGGCCGGGCGTGCCGATGAAGCGGCGCTGCTGCTCGATACGGCCGCGCGCCAGACCAACGCGGATGCGCGGGTGCGCCAGAATCTCGCGCTGGCCTTCGCCCTTGCCGGCGACTGGACCCAGGCGCGCACGGTGGCCGAACAGGACCTCGCCCCCGACCAGGTCGAGGCGCGGCTCCAACAGTGGATGGCGTTCGCCAAGCCGGCACGTCCGTCCGACCAGCTAGCGGCGCTGACCGGGATCACTCCGGTGGCGGCCGATCCGGGCCAGCCGGTCCGTCTCGCGCTTGCCGGGAATAATCCGCGCCTGGCGGAATCCGCCGCCCCGACTGCCGTTGCGGCCGCCCCGGCATTTGTCGACGCGGCTCCGGTGCCGACCTACGACGCCCCCGTCGCGCCGCCGGTCGAAGTGACCGCCGCGGCTCCGGCCGTGCCCGCCGCCCCTGAGGTTGTTCCCGAAAGCGCGCCGCGGGAAGTCACCATCCCCGCCGTTGCAATCGCTGCCGCCATGCCGGCCGTCGCTCCTGCGCCGATCGCCGAAGCTGCGGCGCCAATCGAGGTTGCCTCCACGCCGATAGCCCGCCCCCGCGCCCTCACCGCGAAGGCGCGCCACGTTTCGCCGCGCACCGCCAAGCCGGGCGGCGCGGTGGTCCAGCTTGGCGCGTTCGCCAACCGCGCCAATGTCGAGCATGCCTGGGCGCGCTTCGCCGCGGCCAATCCGGCGCTGCGTGGCTATGCGCCGACGACCGCCCGGTTCAACGCTGGCCGGTCGATGGTTTATCGCCTGTCGGTCGGCGGATTCGGATCGAGCCGCGAGGCGCAGAGCTTCTGCGCCGGCCTCAAGCGCTCGGGCACCAGCTGCTTCGTCCGGTCGTCGAGCGGCGACCAGACCGTCCGCCTCGCCCTGCGCTAA
- a CDS encoding ParA family protein, with translation MRVLAMASQKGGSGKTTLSGHLAVQAQLAGAGPVCLIDIDPQGSLADWWNEREADMPAFAQTTVARLASDLEVLRQQGFRLAVIDTPPAITMAIQSVIAVAELIVIPTRPSPHDLRAVGATVDLCDRAGKPLIFVVNAATPKAKITYEAAVALSQHGTVAPVTIHHRTDFAASMIDGRTVMEVDPGGRSAREVVELWDYVSDRLEKNFRRTVFAAPNQAPGIAAASPRPVGGFGRRVVGQ, from the coding sequence ATGCGCGTTCTGGCTATGGCATCGCAGAAAGGCGGATCGGGCAAGACCACCCTGTCCGGGCATCTCGCGGTGCAAGCGCAGCTGGCAGGGGCCGGGCCCGTCTGCCTGATCGACATCGACCCCCAGGGTTCGCTCGCCGACTGGTGGAACGAACGCGAGGCCGATATGCCGGCCTTCGCGCAGACCACCGTCGCTCGGCTCGCGTCCGACCTCGAGGTGCTCCGCCAGCAGGGCTTCCGCCTCGCGGTAATCGACACCCCGCCCGCCATCACCATGGCGATCCAGAGCGTCATCGCGGTGGCCGAGTTGATCGTTATCCCGACACGCCCGAGCCCGCACGATCTGCGCGCGGTTGGCGCCACGGTCGACCTGTGCGACCGCGCCGGCAAGCCGCTGATTTTCGTCGTCAATGCCGCTACGCCCAAGGCCAAGATCACCTACGAGGCTGCAGTCGCGCTGTCGCAGCACGGCACCGTTGCTCCGGTCACCATCCACCACCGCACCGATTTCGCCGCCTCGATGATCGACGGCCGGACGGTGATGGAAGTCGACCCCGGCGGCCGCTCGGCGCGCGAGGTGGTTGAATTGTGGGACTATGTGTCCGACCGTCTCGAGAAGAATTTCCGCCGCACCGTCTTTGCCGCGCCGAACCAGGCGCCCGGCATCGCGGCGGCCAGCCCGCGTCCGGTCGGTGGCTTCGGCCGCCGGGTCGTGGGCCAGTAA
- a CDS encoding SPOR domain-containing protein has translation MPAAAQATSVKAGIAAWQKGDSARAVAIWRPLAEKGDQDAAFNLGQAYRLGRGVAADSGQAKRWFERAAKAGHLDSQVALGLLLFDSGARREALAWLSRAAERGEPRALLVVGTALFNGDDVPPDPVKGYAYVSRAAAQGLAPAKTTLAEMDQVLPVEQRRKGVAMALAAAKPVKAAAKPPAKAPAPAPVAVASASGAWRVQLGAFGSRSSAESLYGRLQGKLGSARAFYVPVGAMTRLQAGPFATRAEATAACARLAPQPCFAVAAK, from the coding sequence GTGCCGGCCGCGGCGCAGGCGACCAGCGTCAAGGCGGGGATCGCCGCCTGGCAGAAGGGCGATTCGGCGCGGGCGGTGGCGATCTGGCGGCCGCTTGCGGAAAAGGGCGACCAGGACGCCGCGTTCAACCTCGGCCAGGCCTACCGGCTGGGGCGCGGAGTGGCGGCCGACAGCGGCCAGGCCAAGCGCTGGTTCGAACGGGCGGCGAAGGCCGGGCACCTCGATTCGCAGGTCGCGCTGGGCTTGCTGCTGTTCGACAGCGGCGCGCGGCGCGAGGCGCTGGCATGGCTTAGCCGGGCGGCCGAGCGCGGCGAGCCGCGGGCGCTGCTCGTCGTCGGCACGGCGCTGTTCAACGGCGACGACGTGCCGCCCGACCCGGTCAAGGGCTATGCCTACGTCAGCCGCGCCGCGGCGCAGGGGCTGGCCCCGGCCAAGACGACGCTGGCCGAGATGGACCAGGTGCTTCCGGTCGAGCAAAGACGCAAGGGCGTGGCCATGGCACTCGCCGCGGCCAAGCCGGTCAAGGCTGCGGCCAAGCCGCCCGCGAAGGCCCCTGCCCCTGCCCCTGTCGCTGTTGCAAGCGCAAGCGGCGCGTGGAGGGTGCAGCTCGGGGCGTTCGGCAGCAGGTCGAGCGCAGAGAGCCTGTATGGGCGGCTGCAGGGCAAGCTCGGCAGCGCGCGCGCCTTCTATGTGCCGGTGGGCGCGATGACCCGGCTCCAAGCCGGGCCATTCGCGACCCGCGCCGAGGCGACGGCCGCTTGCGCTCGGCTCGCTCCGCAGCCGTGCTTCGCGGTGGCGGCTAAATAA
- the serB gene encoding phosphoserine phosphatase SerB has translation MLIATLIAAGRLDDRLLAAALERVPGASFSGWLDEGDAADLAVPDAATARAALEGWQDCDVVVQAPAEREKKLLVADMDSTMIGQECIDELADYAGVKPQVAAITERAMRGELDFAAALAQRVALLAGLDAAIIGRCLAERIRPTPGAETLVSTMRARGAFTLLVSGGFTDFVAPVAAALGFDNFRANVLARDGDWLTGTTTGAIVDSEAKRIALEEARARLGLDAGAVVAIGDGANDLSMVRAAGLGFAFRAKPVLAEAADARLDHHGLDALLWAQGIPRRDWVI, from the coding sequence ATGCTCATTGCGACGCTGATAGCAGCCGGCCGGCTCGATGACAGGCTGCTCGCCGCCGCGCTCGAACGCGTGCCTGGCGCCAGCTTCTCGGGCTGGCTTGATGAAGGCGACGCCGCCGACCTCGCGGTCCCGGACGCCGCCACGGCCCGCGCCGCGCTCGAAGGCTGGCAGGATTGCGATGTGGTCGTTCAGGCCCCGGCCGAGCGCGAGAAGAAACTGCTCGTCGCTGACATGGATTCGACCATGATCGGCCAGGAATGCATCGACGAGCTGGCAGATTATGCGGGGGTGAAGCCCCAGGTCGCGGCGATCACCGAGCGGGCGATGCGCGGCGAGCTCGATTTCGCCGCCGCGCTCGCCCAGCGGGTCGCGCTGCTGGCGGGTCTCGACGCCGCAATCATCGGCCGCTGCCTCGCCGAGCGGATCCGACCGACGCCCGGCGCGGAAACGTTGGTCAGCACGATGCGCGCGCGCGGCGCGTTCACTTTGCTCGTGTCCGGCGGCTTCACCGATTTCGTCGCTCCGGTGGCGGCCGCGCTCGGCTTCGACAATTTTCGCGCCAACGTTCTCGCTCGCGACGGCGACTGGCTGACCGGCACCACCACCGGCGCGATCGTCGATTCAGAAGCCAAGCGCATTGCGCTCGAGGAGGCACGCGCTCGCCTTGGCCTCGATGCCGGCGCAGTGGTGGCGATCGGCGACGGCGCCAACGATTTGTCGATGGTTCGCGCCGCCGGGCTCGGGTTCGCGTTCCGCGCCAAGCCGGTGCTAGCCGAGGCAGCGGACGCACGGCTCGACCACCACGGCCTCGACGCTTTGCTGTGGGCGCAGGGCATCCCGCGCCGCGACTGGGTTATTTAG
- the miaA gene encoding tRNA (adenosine(37)-N6)-dimethylallyltransferase MiaA, whose translation MRPPLLVIAGPTASGKSALALACARAVGGTIVNADASQLYRDIPILSAAPSAVERAEVAHLLYGVRDGAEPCSAAEWAELAQTEIADIHRAGGTPLLVGGTGLYFRTLIEGIAPVPQIDHDVRSAVRGASVEDNRRALERLDAAGAARIGPRDTARIARALEVVQSTGRTLGAWQSEKTGGIGEEVTVRAIVLVPPRDWLYGRCEARFTAMIEEGAISEVEALLARGLDAELPVMRAIGVREIAAFLRGETDRAAMIAAGQQATRNYAKRQYTWFAHQPPAEWVRFGDALDSDSVIASASEAIQ comes from the coding sequence ATGCGCCCTCCCCTTCTCGTCATCGCCGGTCCGACGGCGAGCGGCAAGAGCGCGCTGGCGCTGGCCTGCGCCCGGGCGGTCGGCGGGACGATCGTCAACGCCGACGCCAGCCAGCTTTATCGCGACATCCCGATCCTCAGCGCGGCGCCGAGCGCGGTCGAGCGCGCGGAGGTGGCACACCTGCTGTACGGCGTGCGCGACGGCGCCGAGCCCTGTTCGGCGGCGGAATGGGCGGAGCTTGCACAAACCGAGATCGCAGACATCCACCGGGCGGGCGGAACGCCGCTCCTGGTCGGCGGCACTGGGCTTTATTTCCGAACCCTGATCGAGGGTATCGCGCCGGTGCCGCAGATCGACCACGATGTTCGCTCGGCGGTGCGCGGCGCGAGCGTCGAGGACAATCGGCGCGCGCTGGAGCGGCTCGATGCGGCGGGCGCGGCGCGGATCGGCCCGCGCGACACGGCGCGGATCGCTCGGGCGCTGGAGGTGGTGCAGTCGACCGGGCGGACGCTCGGCGCATGGCAGAGCGAAAAGACCGGCGGGATCGGTGAAGAGGTCACGGTGCGGGCCATCGTCCTCGTTCCGCCGCGCGACTGGCTTTATGGGCGCTGCGAGGCGCGGTTCACCGCGATGATCGAAGAAGGTGCGATTTCCGAGGTCGAGGCGCTGCTTGCGCGCGGGCTGGACGCGGAGTTGCCGGTAATGCGGGCGATCGGGGTGCGGGAGATTGCGGCTTTCCTGCGCGGGGAGACGGACCGCGCGGCGATGATCGCGGCGGGGCAGCAGGCGACGCGCAATTACGCCAAAAGGCAATATACCTGGTTCGCGCACCAGCCGCCGGCGGAGTGGGTGCGGTTTGGGGATGCGCTGGATTCCGATTCCGTCATTGCGAGCGCCAGCGAAGCAATCCAGTAA
- the ilvC gene encoding ketol-acid reductoisomerase: MHRLTDKDIDLAPLAGRRIAVIGYGNQGRAQAQNLADGGFDVVVGLRGGSARASTVAEDGLSSAPLEDAVDGADVVMLLVPDEAMAGVYGTIAGRLKAGSALGFSHGLAVHFGFVAPRFDLDVFLVAPKGPGSALRSLFAAGDGMLALWAVGQDASGGAREIALAYGRAIGCGRAGLIESSFAEECEADLFNEGAVVWGAVPELLIAGFDTLVEAGVRPEVAYLECVGELKLLADLIEARGIAGMRAAISNTAELGAVLGGPAVIDDGVRERMRAVLSGIRSGAFAAALKDEEASGYPRLKSARERARSLAVEAVRRSLDS; the protein is encoded by the coding sequence ATGCACCGACTGACCGACAAAGACATCGATCTCGCGCCGCTGGCGGGGCGGCGGATTGCGGTGATCGGCTATGGCAACCAGGGGCGGGCGCAGGCGCAAAATCTGGCCGATGGCGGGTTTGACGTGGTGGTCGGTCTGCGCGGGGGGTCGGCGCGAGCTTCGACGGTTGCCGAGGACGGGCTGAGCTCGGCGCCGCTTGAGGACGCTGTGGACGGCGCCGACGTGGTGATGCTGCTGGTCCCCGACGAGGCGATGGCCGGAGTTTATGGCACCATCGCGGGCCGGCTTAAGGCGGGTTCGGCGCTCGGCTTCAGCCACGGATTAGCGGTGCATTTCGGGTTCGTCGCGCCGCGCTTCGACCTCGACGTGTTTCTGGTCGCGCCCAAGGGGCCGGGCAGCGCGCTGCGCTCGCTGTTCGCGGCGGGCGACGGGATGCTCGCGCTTTGGGCGGTCGGGCAGGATGCCAGCGGCGGCGCGCGCGAAATCGCCCTCGCCTACGGTCGGGCGATCGGCTGCGGCCGCGCCGGGCTGATCGAATCCTCCTTCGCCGAGGAATGCGAGGCCGATCTGTTCAACGAGGGCGCGGTTGTGTGGGGCGCGGTGCCCGAACTGCTGATCGCCGGGTTCGATACGCTGGTCGAGGCGGGCGTCCGGCCCGAAGTTGCGTATCTGGAATGCGTCGGGGAATTGAAGCTGCTGGCCGATCTGATCGAGGCGCGCGGGATCGCCGGCATGCGCGCGGCGATCAGTAACACGGCCGAGCTTGGCGCGGTGCTGGGCGGGCCGGCGGTGATCGACGACGGGGTACGGGAACGGATGCGCGCGGTGCTGAGTGGGATCCGCTCGGGTGCATTTGCCGCCGCGCTCAAGGACGAGGAAGCGAGCGGCTATCCGCGCTTGAAGAGCGCCCGCGAACGCGCGCGGTCACTGGCGGTCGAAGCGGTCCGCCGGTCGCTCGACAGTTAG
- the mutL gene encoding DNA mismatch repair endonuclease MutL: MSIRRLPSELVDRIAAGEVVERPASALKELVENALDAGARTIAVRLSAGGLDLVEVVDDGSGMTPPEMRLAIERHATSKLPDDAIECVTSFGFRGEALPSIASVARFTLESRPPGAEGWRLAIDHGQPAGEGPAACPPGTRVRVEGLFDKVPARRKFLRSPRAEYAACLDSVKRLAMARPDVAFSLEHDGRRTLSVQPSDGPARVAALLSHELDRHGLGIDCARDGFTLTGVASLPTFNRGMADQQFLFVNSRPVKDRLLVGALRAAYRDLLARDRHPVAALFVEVPTGEVDINVHPAKTEVRFRDPAAVRGLIVGGLRAALDQAGHRSAAREHYAREANWESEILPSRLREGPGVGLLHERTEQFEAHPNPSREREGLFGARQSAPDFAPAARAEPATAPVLAFPLGVARGQVAATYIVAEAEDGLVIVDQHAAHERLVLERMRRAAGDGAVARQPLLIPDVVELDEPDCDRLEAAAGELDRFGLEIERFGPAAMLVRATPVPLGKTDSRGLLADLAAELAELGTALALRDRLDHVAATIACHGSVRAGRILSVAEMNALLREMEVTPRSGQCNHGRPTWIKLASGDLEKLFGR; this comes from the coding sequence ATGTCAATAAGAAGGCTGCCCTCCGAACTGGTCGACCGGATCGCCGCCGGCGAGGTCGTCGAGCGGCCTGCCAGCGCGCTCAAGGAACTCGTCGAGAACGCGCTCGATGCCGGCGCCCGGACCATCGCCGTCCGCCTCTCCGCCGGCGGCCTCGACCTGGTCGAGGTCGTCGACGACGGCTCGGGCATGACCCCGCCCGAGATGCGCCTGGCGATCGAGCGCCACGCCACCTCCAAGCTGCCCGACGACGCGATCGAATGCGTCACCAGCTTCGGCTTTCGCGGGGAGGCGCTGCCGTCGATCGCCAGCGTCGCCCGCTTCACCCTCGAAAGCCGGCCCCCAGGCGCCGAAGGCTGGCGCCTCGCGATCGACCACGGCCAGCCGGCAGGCGAGGGGCCGGCCGCCTGTCCCCCCGGCACCCGGGTGCGCGTCGAGGGCCTGTTCGACAAGGTCCCCGCGCGCCGCAAGTTCCTGCGCAGCCCGCGCGCCGAATATGCCGCCTGCCTCGATTCCGTGAAGCGCCTCGCCATGGCCCGCCCCGACGTCGCCTTCAGCCTCGAGCACGACGGTCGCCGAACCCTCTCGGTCCAGCCGTCCGACGGCCCGGCCCGCGTCGCCGCCTTGCTCAGCCACGAGCTCGACCGCCACGGCCTCGGCATCGACTGCGCCCGCGACGGCTTCACCCTCACCGGAGTCGCCAGCCTGCCGACCTTCAACCGCGGCATGGCCGACCAGCAGTTCCTGTTCGTCAATTCGCGCCCGGTGAAAGACCGGTTGCTGGTCGGGGCCCTGCGCGCCGCCTACCGCGACCTCCTCGCCCGCGACCGCCACCCGGTCGCCGCGCTGTTCGTCGAGGTGCCGACGGGCGAAGTCGACATCAACGTCCACCCGGCCAAGACCGAAGTCCGCTTCCGCGACCCCGCCGCGGTGCGCGGCTTGATCGTCGGCGGGCTGCGGGCCGCGCTCGACCAGGCCGGCCACCGAAGCGCCGCCCGCGAGCACTACGCCAGGGAGGCCAACTGGGAGAGTGAGATTCTCCCCTCCCGCTTGCGGGAGGGGCCGGGGGTGGGACTACTCCACGAGCGGACTGAACAGTTTGAGGCCCACCCCAACCCCTCCCGCGAGCGGGAGGGGCTTTTCGGCGCTCGGCAATCGGCCCCGGACTTCGCCCCAGCCGCCCGCGCCGAGCCCGCCACCGCGCCCGTGCTCGCCTTCCCGCTCGGAGTCGCCCGCGGCCAGGTCGCCGCGACCTACATCGTCGCCGAGGCCGAGGACGGACTGGTGATCGTCGACCAGCACGCCGCCCACGAGCGCCTCGTGCTCGAGCGCATGCGCCGCGCCGCGGGCGACGGCGCGGTCGCCCGCCAGCCGCTGCTGATCCCCGACGTGGTCGAGCTCGACGAGCCCGATTGCGACCGGCTCGAGGCCGCCGCGGGCGAGCTCGACCGCTTCGGGCTCGAGATCGAGCGGTTCGGCCCGGCCGCCATGCTGGTGCGCGCCACGCCGGTCCCCCTCGGCAAGACCGACAGCCGCGGCCTGCTCGCCGATCTCGCCGCCGAACTGGCCGAGCTCGGCACCGCCCTGGCGCTGCGCGACCGGCTCGATCATGTCGCCGCGACCATCGCCTGCCACGGCTCGGTCCGCGCCGGGCGAATCCTCTCGGTCGCCGAGATGAACGCGCTGCTGCGCGAGATGGAGGTCACGCCGCGCAGCGGCCAGTGCAATCACGGCCGCCCGACGTGGATCAAGCTAGCCAGCGGCGACCTCGAGAAGCTTTTCGGCCGCTGA